The genome window ATGCCGAATATAAAGCAGGCAAGGAAAAGCAGGAATCTCTTAATATTCAGGTTGGTAAGCTGAAAGAAGGAATTGAAAAAGCAAAGGTTTTTGATCCTTCCACACTTGATCTTAAGAAAGTTTCTTTCGGTACGAAAATTACTCTCTTGAACCTCAATGATGAAAGTGAGGAAATCTTTACCATACTCGGTCCCTGGGAATCCGATCCATCCAATAACGTGATATCCTACATTTCACCCTTTGGTAGCGCCGTCATGGGAACACCTTTGAACAAAGAATCAAAATTTACAATCAATGATAAAGATTACTCCTACAAAGTCACCAAAATTGAAAAAGCTGATTTATTAAATTAAGAAGTTGTAACCCTAAAAAAGGCTGCCCAGTGGCAGCCTTTTTTTTGCTATAATAGCAACTTAAGAAAGTCTCAATCTTTCCATGGAAAGATTGTGCCTCTTAGAGTTCTCGTACCGACCTTTTCCCGTTCCTCACGGATTAAAGCATTCCAGGGAATCTTCTTTCTGTCTGCATCAGGATTTTCTTCCAGATAATCGTACTTCATCAGCATCAATTTCATACAGCTCTCTTGAAGAATCATGATCCCCGCGATTCCAGGAAGAATAAATGCCAGAGCTAGAGAGACAACTGCATTGACTATGATTCCTATAAAAAGCATCACTGCCGCAGCGGTATTATCAAAAAAAAGTATGAAACATTTTTTTAAAATCTTCACAGGATTTTTATCCAGATTATTCATAATGGGAAAGAAAAACATCATTGAAATGCTGACAATGACGCAAACCCAGAATAGAAATGCCAACCCAACCAGACCGAGAACACTTCCGAGAGTTCCATAAAACTGAAATCCTGTGATACAGACAAAATAGAAAAAGAGGGAAAAGATTCCAAAAATGAGACTATTTTTCCAATTTTCCTTCAAATGTTTGAGGATGTCTTTCAATTCTGGAGACTTATAATGGACAAGATCCCGAATATAGCTAGAGACCGCACCAGTGTAGATAAATATAACAAGGACACTGAGGACCAAGGATAAAACACTCAAAACAGGTACACCAATCAATACCTTAGGTATAAAAACTGGTACAGCTAAGAGCAAAATCATCACAAAATTGATCAAAAGGAGGCGGCCCATATTATCCCAGGCATCCCAAAAGGCTTTTTTAAGCATAAATAGTATCATAAAAACTCCTAATCCTCCTCTTACTTATAAAGGAGGATTTTTATTTTATATTTGCGGGACTCAGTCCCTATTAATACCTTTGATTGAACAGGATATCCGTTTTCTATCAAGGTCCACTTCAAGAATGCGAACCATCAATTTCTGAGAAACTTTTACCACTTCAGATGGATTTGAAATATAGTGATCTGCCATCTGACTGATATGGATCAGACCATCCTGATGCACCCCAAGATCAACAAAAGCACCGAAGGCTGTGACATTAGTTATGACACCAGGAAGGATCATCTCTTCTTTCAAATCATCAATGGTGTGAACATCTTCGGAAAATTCAAAGTTCTTGAAATCTTCCCTGGGATCACGTCCCGGCTGCTCCAGCTCCTTTATAATATCCCTGATGGTTTCTACACCACGATTTTCTGATGTCAGCTCGCCCAATGAGAGTGATTTTAATATTTTAGGATCTGCAATCAATTCAGAAAGACTCTTATTCACTCGGGAACAAAGCGAATCTACAAAAGCGTACTGCTCTGGATGGATGGCCGTATTATCCAGAGGATTCTTTGAATCCTTGATTCTTAAGAACCCGGAGGCCTGTTCAAAACATTTCTGACCGACACCCTTCACTTTCTTAATTTCTTCCCTTGATTTAAAGGGACCATGTTCATCTCTATATGCCACAATGGCAGCGGCTGTTTTTGATGTCAAACCTGAAACATAGGACAGCAATTTTTCACTGGCCGTATTCAACTCGATTCCTACAGAGTTCACACAGTGCATAACCACTTCATCCAGGGCCGTAGACAATGACTTTTGATTGACATCGTGCTGATATTGGCCGACTCCAATGGAAGAAGGGTCAAGTTTGACAAGCTCAGCCAATGGATCCATGAGACGACGACCTATAGAAACGGCTCCCCGGACGGTAAGATCATAATCTGGGAATTCTTTTCGGGCAATCTCCGAAGCAGAATATATGGAGGCCCCGCTCTCGTTTACAAGTACAACAGGAATGGATTTGAGACAGCTCAGACTATTGCAGAATTTCTGAGCTTCCCTGCCTCCCGTTCCGTTCCCGACGGCCACAGCCTCAATATTGTATTTTTTTACGAGTTTGCTGATCGTCTCTTCAGCCTGTACTGTTTTATTATGTGGGGCCAGGGGGTAAATGACTCCATCAGAGAGGAGTTGTCCTTGAGGACTGAGGCAGACGATTTTACATCCTGTTCTGAGTCCCGGATCAAGGGCAAGGGTTGCCTTCTGCCCCAAGGGAGACTCCATCAAAAGCACCTTCAGATTTTCGGCAAAGACTCTGATGGCTTCATTGTCGGCCGCCTCTTTCAGTCTTTTTCGATTCTCCGATTCCAATGAAGGGGCTAAAAGCCTCTTATAGCAGTCTTTTTCCACGGCCTGAACAAAATCTGTCCAGTATGTACTTTTTACAGGACTAATCTCATCTAAGGCCTTCAGAGCTTTTTCCGGATCGGGACGGACCTTCAGTTTTAAAAAGCCCTCATCAGCAGCTCTGTACATGGCCAAAATACGATGAGAAGGAGCATGAGCAGAGGGTTCCTCACGATCAAAATAGTCTCTATATTTTTGTCCTTCCTCTTCTTTACCTTTGACTGGTTTTGTTTGAAGAATAGATGAGACAGTGAAAACGGTTCGTAGCTTTTTTCTTACAAGCAGATCTTCGTTTAGTCTATCCGCTAAAATATCAGAGGCTCCCTGCAAAGCCTCTTCCCAGCTTTGAACTTGCCCCTCTTTTCCATAAAAATCTTCCTGCTTAATATCACTAGGTGAACAATTTTTGAGGATCATTTCTGCTAAGGGCTCCAGGCCTCGCTCCTGAGCAATCATTCCCCTAGTTTTTTTTCTGGGTTTGAATGGAAGATACAAGTCTTCCAGGATGGATATCTCAGTGGTTCTTTCAATGGACTGACGCAGAACATCAGTGAGCTTTCCCTGAGAATCAATGGATTTTAAGACTGCTATTTTTCTCTTCTCAAGTTCTTTGAGAGATTCAGCTGATTTTAATATGGAGGAAATTTGGACCTCATCGAGGTTCCCCGTCCTTTCCTTTCTATACCGTGCCATAAAAGGTACGGTTGCCCCTTCTTCTGCCATAGTCAGAACATTATTTATAATTCCTTCGGGCAAAGAATACTTCCGTGCGATTTCTTTTGTTATAGTCATGTTGACAGTATAAATGGATATAAGAAAAGATCAATGTTTATGCTTCACAAGACACAAGAATGGGATTAGTCCCGGACTCTTGTGATTCTAAGCTCATCACTCTCTAGGCTCAGTTTTACAATTTCGCTCCAGCGGCTTGTATCACTATCGAAATGAGATCTAATTCTTATATAAACTACATCTGATTTAAGTTCAAACAGAGTTAAAAATGTTTCTTTTGTTGTCCAGTTTTGACGGGAGTCTGTAAACTGAAGATCAAAAGCAGACTGAATCTCATAAGATCGTACCGATCGACTCCCTTCCCACTTTAAAATATAGGGAAGTTTCGCCATGGGAGAATCAATAATTATTTTAGGACGGCTCATGTAAAATTCATCTTCAAAGAGGATATTCTGATCTTCTGACGTATCAGTTGAACGACAATTTGACAGACTGATACAAGCTAAAATGAGAAGAATCAATTTATTGTTTTTATATACATATTTCATCATGTTGTTTATTAAAAAGTGCTTCCAAAAACTAATTTTGAACAAATATAAAGAATGTGAAGACAACTGTAAAGGGATGTCTATACATTCCTGTATGAAAGGAGCAAATCAAGGGCGTTTTAGGAAATAAACTTGACACTTAACCGTTTGAAAAGTAACCTTGAATTAAGAATTCAATGATGTTCTTAAGGAGAATGTATGAAAAAAATTACGATTCTTTCAGCAGTTATTTTTTCACTATTATTAGTGGGATGTAATAAGCAGAAAGCTGAAACAGCAGCTGCCCCTATGGAAGAAAAAGCCGCAGAAAAAGTAGCCGTTACCATGGTAACAGATGTCGGTGGTGTCAACGATCAGTCATTTAACCAGTCTGCATGGGAAGGATTGCAGAGAGCAGAAAAAGAACTTGGCTTGAAAGTATCTTATAAGGAATCAAAACAGAATGCAGACTATATGCCCAATATGGAAAGTGCTCTTGATGATGATAACGACCTAATCTGGGCTATCGGATTTATGATGGCTGATGCCATTCTGGAAGCAGCACAAAATAATCCAGATCAGAAATACGCCATCATCGATAGCGCCTTTGAAGATTCCCCTTCCAATCTTGTTGGAGTTGTTTTTAAAGCATACGAAGCTTCTTACCTCGTAGGTTATATTGCCGGAAGAATGACAGAAACAGGAAAAGTCGGATTCATCGGTGGTATCAAGTTTTTCCTCATTGAAGAGTTTGAATACGGTTTTAAAGCCGGTGTAAAACAGGCTGGTGCCGATATTGAAGTATTAACACAATATGCAGAGTCTTTTACAGACGCTGCTAAGGGTAAGAGCATTGCCAACAGCATGTATCAGCAGGGTGCAGATATTATCTTCCACGCGGCAGGTGGCGTTGGTAACGGTTTAATAGAAGCAGCCAAAGAACAGGGAAAATGGGCAATTGGCGTCGATAGAGATCAGAATGATCTGGCTCCTGATAATGTCCTGACTTCTGCTATGAAAAGAGTCGATAACGGAATGTACAATCTATCTAAAGAACTTGCTGAAGGTAATTTCCCCGGCGGATCAACCGTTGCATACGGATTGGCCGAAGGCGGTGTAGGCATTGCCCCCACCAGCTCTAAGCATGTTCCTGCTGAGATCCTTGAAGAAGTAAAACAGCTGGAAGATATGATTATTGCAGGTGATTTTGTAGTACCCAATACTGCAGATACTGTAGCCGCTTATTCTGTTGTTAATTTAAAATAATCAGTTTAAAATAAATCATAATGGCCCTGCTTCTGGCAGGGTCAAGTTCTTTCTGGAGGGAAGTCTTTGAATAATTTTGATTTCGACCAGATAGCCGTTGAGATGAGAGGGATCACACAAAAATTTGGATCTCTTGTTGCCAATGATAATATAGATCTGACTGTTCACAAGGGAGAGGTACATGCCTTGCTTGGTGAAAATGGTGCAGGCAAGACAACCTTGGTGAATTCTTTATACGGTCTCTATCATCCCACATCAGGTGAAATATTCATAAATGGCAAGAAAGTCGTTATGGATAATCCCAATATTGCCATCCAGAATGGTATAGGCATGGTTCATCAGCACTTTATGCTGATCAAACCATTTTCAGTTGTTGAGAATATCATTCTTGGAAAAGAAACACACAAACATGGAATTCTGGATATGGCAAAGGCGACAAAGGATGTCATTGCCCTATCTGAAAAATACGGATTGACTGTTGATCCCCATGCAGCAATCCAGGATATAACAGTGGGCATGCAGCAGCGTGTTGAAATTCTGAAGACGCTCTACAGAGGTGCTGATATCCTGATTCTTGATGAACCCACCGCTGTTTTGACACCCCATGAAATCATCGATTTGATACAGATAATTGACAATCTCACAGAACAGGGAAAAACAGTTATTATCATTACACATAAGCTTAAAGAGATCAAAGAAGTTGCCGATTTCTGCACCATCATCAGACGGGGCAAGAAAGTGGATACAGTCAAGGTAGAAGATGTGAGCGAAAGCGACCTGGCTTCCATGATGGTAGGACGCGAAGTCTCTTTCAAGGTCAGTAAAATCGACTCGACTCCCAGGGATACAGTTTTAGACGTCAAGAATCTTCATGTATTAGATAATAGAAAGATACCCTCTGTTCGAGGTTTAAATCTCAAGGTAAGAAAAGGCGAAATCCTTGGTATTGCCGGTGTGGATGGAAACGGCCAGAATGAACTGGTAGAAGCATTAACTGGTATTCGTAAGTCCGAATCTGGGGAAATCCTTGTAAACGGGATCAACACCATTGGACTCTCTCCCAGAGAGATACTGAATCATAAAGTGTCTACAATTCCCCAGGACAGACAAAAACGCGGACTTATTTTGGAGTATTCAGTTGCGGAGAATATCATAATTGAAAACTATAAAAAATCTCCATTTTCATCCCGTGGATGGCTTGATTTCAAGTCCATCAATGAATATGCACGCAAACTTGTGAAGAATTTTGATATTCGCCCTGATGACGAAACCTATAAAGCAGGAGATCTTTCAGGGGGCAATCAGCAGAAAGTCATCATTGCCCGGGAGATATCCAACAATCCCGATCTCCTTATAGCAGTTCAACCTACGAGAGGACTGGATGTCGGAGCCATTGAATATGTTCATAAGGCTCTTGTAGCTCAAAGAGACAATGGTAAGGCTGTTCTTCTCATCTCATTGGAACTGGATGAAGTCATCAATGTGTCTGACAGAATTGCTGTCATTTATGAAGGAGAGATTGTAGGTGAAATGGATTCCAAGGGTGCCGATGAAAATGAAATTAGTCTGTTGATGGCGGGAGGAAAAAAATCATGAAGAAAAAAATGACAGACTCCCCCCTGGGACTCACTCTGATTTCGGTATTTTTAGGACTCTTGGTGGGAGCCCTGATCCTCTTGATCATTGGATATAACCCCATTGAGGCCTATAAAGTAATCCTGATGGGAATATTCAGCTCCCCCCGCTATATTTCCTGGACAGTCATTTATGCCACCCCCATCATTTTAACGGGTCTTTCTGTTGCCTTTGCCTTTAAAACCGGCTTATTCAACATTGGTGCAGAAGGTCAGTTTATCATCGGGGCTCTCACAGCGGCTCTGGCAGGATATTACGTCCCCATGCCGGCTCTATTACACATTCCATTTGTTCTCCTATGTTCACTCACGGCAGGCGCCCTCTGGGGAGGTATAGCCGGATATCTTAAGGCTAGATATGGAGTCAATGAAGTCATATCCACCATCATGCTCAATTGGATAGCCCTGTATCTGAATAATTATATTGTCCTCAATGACAAGATCAAAAGACCAGGATCTGAAGCCACCAATAAGATTTTAGATTCAGCTAAGATCATATTTTTTGACACATGGAAAAAGAGTTCTGAAGGCATTGAATTCAGAAAAGCCCACCCCTTCTGGGGTGATATTTTCAGGACACCTGCCAATGCGGGATTTTTGATAGCCATTCTTGCGGCATTGATCATATGGATTATTCTAAAAAAGACAACCCTGGGGTACAGCCTTAAAGCCGTTGGATTCAACAAGGATGCAGCTGAGTTCGGTGGCATCAATATCAAGGCCAGTATGATCAATTCTATGGCCATTGCCGGAGCCCTCTCAGGTCTGGCCGGAGCCGTCCAGATCATGGGATTCACAAGAGAAGCATCGGCTCTCTCTGCCATGGAAGGATTTGGTTTCGAAGGCATTTCAGTCTCCCTTATCGGGGCTGTCCATCCCATAGGCTGCGTGCTCTCGGGCCTTCTCTATGGTGCTCTCAAATATGGCGGTTCAAAGATTCAGCCGGCCATTGGAGCTCCTTATGAAATAATCAATATCATCATGGGTACAATTGTGCTGTTTATTTCCATGCCCAAACTGATACGGATGATGAAACTCAAAAAACAAAAGGAGAGGATCTGATGATATTGGAAAGTATTGCTTTTCTTTTGGGAACGACCTTGATGTATGCCACTCCCCTGATCTACACATCTCTCGGGGGAACAATCTCAGAAAATTCCGGAGTGATTAACATCGGTTTAGAGGGCATCATGTTTATGGGAGCCTTTATCGGTGCTGGAATAGGTTACTATACTCATAGCGGATGGATAGGCTTTTTGGCTGCCGGTATTGTCGGAGGATTATTCGGCCTCATTCACGCCATAGCCTGTATCAGCTTCACAGCCGACCAGGTTGTTTCGGGTATTGCCATCAATTTTCTTGGGCCAGGATTTGCCCTTCTTCTCAGCCGGCTGATGTTTGATGGAGCGGCTATGACCCTTCCCCTGCCTCTGGATGAAAAGATATCCCGTCCTTTAAATGGTTTATTCCAGCAAAATTCATTCTTTGATATGATTTTAAATCGCTACTCCACCGTTTACCTCGCCTTTTTACTGGTTTTAGTAGTCTGGTTTGTACTCTATAAAACTCGTTTGGGACTGCGCATTCGTTCCGTGGGTGAACATCCGGAAGCAGCGGCGACATTGGGTATTAATGTCTATAAAATTAGATACATGTCTGTCATTGCCTCCGGTGTATTTGCCGGTTTCGGCGGTGCTGCCGTCAGTGTAGCCATAGTGTCCCAGTTTAGAATTACCCTGATCTCAGGACAGGGGTTTATCGCCTTAGCCGCCATGATCTTTGGTAAATGGAAACCTCAGGG of Oceanispirochaeta crateris contains these proteins:
- a CDS encoding ABC transporter permease, coding for MILESIAFLLGTTLMYATPLIYTSLGGTISENSGVINIGLEGIMFMGAFIGAGIGYYTHSGWIGFLAAGIVGGLFGLIHAIACISFTADQVVSGIAINFLGPGFALLLSRLMFDGAAMTLPLPLDEKISRPLNGLFQQNSFFDMILNRYSTVYLAFLLVLVVWFVLYKTRLGLRIRSVGEHPEAAATLGINVYKIRYMSVIASGVFAGFGGAAVSVAIVSQFRITLISGQGFIALAAMIFGKWKPQGAMWACLLFGLAQAIVVFMPRTGLDVSSQLLSMLPYILTMVLLVLFVGKSVAPTADGKIYEKL
- a CDS encoding BMP family lipoprotein is translated as MKKITILSAVIFSLLLVGCNKQKAETAAAPMEEKAAEKVAVTMVTDVGGVNDQSFNQSAWEGLQRAEKELGLKVSYKESKQNADYMPNMESALDDDNDLIWAIGFMMADAILEAAQNNPDQKYAIIDSAFEDSPSNLVGVVFKAYEASYLVGYIAGRMTETGKVGFIGGIKFFLIEEFEYGFKAGVKQAGADIEVLTQYAESFTDAAKGKSIANSMYQQGADIIFHAAGGVGNGLIEAAKEQGKWAIGVDRDQNDLAPDNVLTSAMKRVDNGMYNLSKELAEGNFPGGSTVAYGLAEGGVGIAPTSSKHVPAEILEEVKQLEDMIIAGDFVVPNTADTVAAYSVVNLK
- a CDS encoding ABC transporter permease; this translates as MKKKMTDSPLGLTLISVFLGLLVGALILLIIGYNPIEAYKVILMGIFSSPRYISWTVIYATPIILTGLSVAFAFKTGLFNIGAEGQFIIGALTAALAGYYVPMPALLHIPFVLLCSLTAGALWGGIAGYLKARYGVNEVISTIMLNWIALYLNNYIVLNDKIKRPGSEATNKILDSAKIIFFDTWKKSSEGIEFRKAHPFWGDIFRTPANAGFLIAILAALIIWIILKKTTLGYSLKAVGFNKDAAEFGGINIKASMINSMAIAGALSGLAGAVQIMGFTREASALSAMEGFGFEGISVSLIGAVHPIGCVLSGLLYGALKYGGSKIQPAIGAPYEIINIIMGTIVLFISMPKLIRMMKLKKQKERI
- a CDS encoding Tex family protein; this translates as MTITKEIARKYSLPEGIINNVLTMAEEGATVPFMARYRKERTGNLDEVQISSILKSAESLKELEKRKIAVLKSIDSQGKLTDVLRQSIERTTEISILEDLYLPFKPRKKTRGMIAQERGLEPLAEMILKNCSPSDIKQEDFYGKEGQVQSWEEALQGASDILADRLNEDLLVRKKLRTVFTVSSILQTKPVKGKEEEGQKYRDYFDREEPSAHAPSHRILAMYRAADEGFLKLKVRPDPEKALKALDEISPVKSTYWTDFVQAVEKDCYKRLLAPSLESENRKRLKEAADNEAIRVFAENLKVLLMESPLGQKATLALDPGLRTGCKIVCLSPQGQLLSDGVIYPLAPHNKTVQAEETISKLVKKYNIEAVAVGNGTGGREAQKFCNSLSCLKSIPVVLVNESGASIYSASEIARKEFPDYDLTVRGAVSIGRRLMDPLAELVKLDPSSIGVGQYQHDVNQKSLSTALDEVVMHCVNSVGIELNTASEKLLSYVSGLTSKTAAAIVAYRDEHGPFKSREEIKKVKGVGQKCFEQASGFLRIKDSKNPLDNTAIHPEQYAFVDSLCSRVNKSLSELIADPKILKSLSLGELTSENRGVETIRDIIKELEQPGRDPREDFKNFEFSEDVHTIDDLKEEMILPGVITNVTAFGAFVDLGVHQDGLIHISQMADHYISNPSEVVKVSQKLMVRILEVDLDRKRISCSIKGINRD
- a CDS encoding ABC transporter ATP-binding protein, translating into MRGITQKFGSLVANDNIDLTVHKGEVHALLGENGAGKTTLVNSLYGLYHPTSGEIFINGKKVVMDNPNIAIQNGIGMVHQHFMLIKPFSVVENIILGKETHKHGILDMAKATKDVIALSEKYGLTVDPHAAIQDITVGMQQRVEILKTLYRGADILILDEPTAVLTPHEIIDLIQIIDNLTEQGKTVIIITHKLKEIKEVADFCTIIRRGKKVDTVKVEDVSESDLASMMVGREVSFKVSKIDSTPRDTVLDVKNLHVLDNRKIPSVRGLNLKVRKGEILGIAGVDGNGQNELVEALTGIRKSESGEILVNGINTIGLSPREILNHKVSTIPQDRQKRGLILEYSVAENIIIENYKKSPFSSRGWLDFKSINEYARKLVKNFDIRPDDETYKAGDLSGGNQQKVIIAREISNNPDLLIAVQPTRGLDVGAIEYVHKALVAQRDNGKAVLLISLELDEVINVSDRIAVIYEGEIVGEMDSKGADENEISLLMAGGKKS